The Citrifermentans bemidjiense Bem genome window below encodes:
- a CDS encoding alpha/beta fold hydrolase yields MMRYMAITLLLWFLCLTPLAAAAPPPYFYPFVNPYEATVMELPKEFEVSLPKKVPLREFVVRPFPKRDIPEVFWYEKGLDCSLAYQDHKAPLVFLVAGSGSRYDVPRMQKLQKALYQAGFHVLSITSPTHMDFVVNASSGLPGIAEDDAKDLYRVMDLAWQEVRGDIAVSDFLLAGYSLGAFDAAFVAKLDEEQRHFNFKRVLLLNPPVSLYDSVQALDRLLVDNIPGGMDNFDAWFHDIFTETMHITESWEPGGLSGESMYRTYKRLQPSEANLAALIGLTSRMNAADMIFTADVMNGGGYIVPKNVRLISTTSLTRYAIVAYKTRFIDYFDQWLYPHYQKHSPGLTRQALLARQDLHYLDQYLKGSKKFGLIHNEDDVILVPGNIGYLKEIFGDRARIYPSGGHMGNMFHPSVVSSMVELLSGKEVAQ; encoded by the coding sequence ATGATGCGCTACATGGCGATAACGCTACTGCTCTGGTTCCTCTGCCTGACGCCGTTAGCTGCGGCTGCGCCGCCACCTTACTTCTACCCGTTCGTTAACCCTTACGAGGCGACGGTGATGGAACTCCCCAAGGAGTTCGAGGTCTCGCTCCCCAAGAAGGTGCCGCTGCGCGAGTTCGTGGTGCGCCCTTTCCCTAAAAGGGACATCCCCGAGGTCTTCTGGTACGAGAAGGGTCTTGACTGCAGCCTCGCCTACCAGGATCACAAGGCGCCGCTCGTATTCCTGGTCGCCGGTTCCGGCTCCCGCTACGACGTGCCGCGCATGCAGAAGCTGCAAAAGGCGCTGTACCAGGCGGGATTCCACGTCCTTTCCATCACCTCGCCGACCCACATGGATTTCGTGGTCAACGCCTCGTCGGGGCTTCCCGGAATAGCCGAGGACGACGCCAAGGACCTGTACCGGGTGATGGATCTGGCCTGGCAGGAGGTCCGCGGCGACATCGCGGTCTCCGACTTCCTCCTGGCAGGCTACAGTCTGGGCGCTTTCGACGCCGCCTTTGTAGCGAAGCTCGACGAGGAGCAAAGGCACTTCAACTTCAAGCGGGTGCTCCTGCTCAACCCGCCGGTAAGCCTCTACGATTCGGTCCAGGCACTGGACCGGCTGCTGGTCGACAACATCCCCGGGGGGATGGACAACTTCGACGCCTGGTTCCACGACATCTTCACCGAGACCATGCACATCACCGAGTCCTGGGAGCCGGGGGGGCTGAGCGGCGAATCGATGTACCGTACCTATAAGCGGCTGCAGCCAAGCGAAGCAAACCTCGCCGCCCTGATCGGCCTGACTTCCAGGATGAACGCCGCCGACATGATCTTCACCGCCGACGTCATGAACGGGGGAGGGTACATCGTGCCGAAGAACGTCCGGCTCATCTCCACCACCTCGCTCACCCGCTACGCCATCGTCGCCTACAAGACGCGGTTCATAGACTACTTTGACCAGTGGCTTTACCCCCATTACCAGAAGCACTCGCCCGGATTGACGCGCCAGGCCCTGTTGGCGCGGCAGGACCTGCACTACCTCGACCAGTACCTGAAAGGCTCCAAGAAATTCGGGCTGATTCATAACGAGGACGACGTCATCCTTGTCCCGGGAAACATAGGTTATCTAAAGGAGATTTTCGGGGACCGGGCGCGGATCTATCCCAGCGGCGGCCACATGGGGAACATGTTCCACCCGAGCGTGGTCTCTTCCATGGTCGAGCTTCTTTCCGGCAAGGAGGTGGCGCAATGA
- a CDS encoding MlaA family lipoprotein — protein sequence MKTRCGATMLIAGAVLALVLESGCSTLPQAGPGPVEPPLRRYEDLVKPGTHNMLDVKDSVEGFNRGSYRFNYYFDEYLYRPVVRGYEIIVPNYLEDRVSSAIDNLNEITNLTNNLFQFKFKAAGVTLGRFLINSTVGVAGLWDPATTWGLERKTQDFGLTLGHYGTGDGSYLMLPVLGASNVRDTGGFAADTATFVYAGPIAWANSSTFTTAYTGVNAVDRRHRIPFRYRQTGSPFEYELLRTLYTMKRDYDVQQGKGKGKD from the coding sequence ATGAAAACGCGATGCGGAGCCACTATGCTGATCGCGGGAGCCGTATTGGCGCTCGTGCTGGAATCCGGCTGCAGCACGCTTCCCCAGGCTGGCCCCGGGCCGGTCGAGCCGCCGCTGCGCAGGTACGAGGACCTGGTCAAGCCGGGGACGCACAACATGCTCGACGTGAAGGACTCGGTCGAGGGGTTCAACCGGGGGAGCTACCGCTTCAACTACTACTTCGACGAGTATCTCTACCGCCCCGTGGTGCGCGGCTACGAGATCATCGTGCCCAACTACCTGGAGGACCGGGTATCGAGCGCCATCGACAACCTGAACGAGATTACGAACTTGACAAACAACCTGTTCCAGTTCAAGTTCAAGGCCGCCGGGGTTACCCTCGGCCGCTTCCTGATCAACTCCACGGTCGGTGTCGCCGGCTTGTGGGACCCTGCCACGACCTGGGGGCTGGAACGGAAAACGCAGGATTTCGGCCTCACCCTGGGGCATTACGGAACCGGCGACGGCTCGTACCTGATGCTGCCGGTCCTCGGGGCTTCCAACGTCCGGGACACCGGAGGGTTTGCGGCGGATACCGCAACCTTCGTCTACGCCGGACCGATTGCCTGGGCCAACAGCAGCACCTTCACCACGGCCTATACCGGCGTCAACGCGGTGGACCGGCGGCACCGGATTCCTTTCCGTTACCGCCAGACCGGGTCTCCCTTCGAGTACGAGTTGTTGCGGACGCTTTACACCATGAAAAGGGATTACGACGTGCAGCAAGGCAAGGGTAAGGGCAAAGATTGA